The following is a genomic window from Nitrososphaerota archaeon.
TCCCTCCTACCAAAGGTCCCGTGCAAGTGCAAGAACGGCGCGCCGTCCTTTACCGTGATGTCCCCCAGGAGGCTGGTGACCTCGAGCTCCTCTCGGAAGTCGTGCTCTTCGTACTTTCTGGTCTCCTGGTTGAAGTATGCCAGCTTCACCTCCTTGACTCCCCCGATGCCGCTGACGAGCGCCGTCTTGATTCCCTCGCGCGCCGCGACCGATGCTATGTCTTCGGGGATTCTGGAACCCGCCCTGACGCTGTAAATCTTAGCCAACGGGACCCCGTCTCCGGGCGTCGATAAAAGGGGAGACACTTTCGCACGACACTCCCTGGAGCCGGAATCGGCTGGGGCAACCCTTTCATACCTAGGTCCATGCTAATCCCTTTCACGGGAGCAATCGCGGAAATTGGAGGAAAAACCGACGGGCAGTGGGCCCGCGAAATGGGCTGTCTCAGTGGAAGGGCTCACTCGGGAGTATGTCACCCGCAACTTCTTTGGCGGGGTCTCCAAGACGACCTGGGCGCTTTCCGGCGTTGACTTCCAGGTCGCCCCCGGCGAGCTGTTCGGGCTCATAGGACCCAACGGCGCCGGCAAGACGACGACGATCAAGATACTCACCACCCTGCTCACCCCGACCGGTGGGGAGGCGAAGGTCCTCGGGTTCGACGTGAAGAAGGACCTGTACGAGATCAGGCGCAGGATCGGTATCGTCTTCGGAGGCGAGAGGGGGCTGTACAACAGGGTGTCCGCCATCGACAACCTGCGGTACTTCTCGGACCTCTACGGGGTGGACCCGTCGGTGGCCAGGAGGCGCATCCCTGAGCTCCTAGGCGTCGTCGGGCTGGCAGACAGGGCTGGCGAGAGGGTGGAGAAGTACTCGAGGGGGATGAAGCAGCGGCTCCACATCGCGAAGGCGCTGGTGCACGACCCCGAGCTCATCTTCCTCGACGAGCCCACCATAGGGCTCGACCCGGCGGGGGCGCGGGACATCCGCAACATGGTCATGGAGCTGAAGAGGCAGGGGAAGACTATCCTGCTCACGACCCACTACATGTTCGAGGCCGAAGAGCTCTGCCAGCGGATAGCCGTGATATCGAAGGGGAAGATAGTGGCGCTTGACACCCCATCGGAGCTCAAGAATCTGGTGAGGGACGTGTCTGTGATAGAGCTGAGGACGTACGGGGCGACGAGCGAATACGTCGAAGCCCTGAAGATGCTCCCCGATGTCGGACGAGTGACCGCCGACCTGGACTCCGAGGTCCAGGACATCCGCATCCAGACCCCGCTCGGCGCAGACCTCCTGTCCAAGGTCGTGGCAGCCCTCCCGCCGGGGGCGAAGATGATCGACCGGACCATCAAGGAGCCGACGCTGGAGGACGCATACCTGAGGCTGGTGGAAGAGTAGTTGGCCACCATGGATGAAGTCACCCCCGGGAAGATGACCGAGGGGTACTTGGCGAAGAGGGTCCAGGTGCTGAAGGCCTCGGCGTTCCTGACCAGCAAGCTCTTCTTCGCCGACCCCCAATGGCTGATCCCTAACATAATCGCGCCATTCATCTTCACCCTCGTGGCGTTCTTCCTCTTCGAGGGACAGACCTCGGGTCCCAACTTCCTCCTCTACCTCGTCCTGGGGTCGGGGCTGATGGGTATGTGGGGGACGACCATCTATGCGTCAGCCAACTCGATAGGATTCGACAGGTGGAACGGGACCATGGAGTCGACCCTCGCGGCTCCCGTGCCGCTCTCCTGGATAGCCCTCGGCCGGGTCCTCTTCAACACCCTCCAGGGGGTGCTGACGGCCGTCTTCATCCTGGTGATAGGGCTCGCCTGGTTCAGGACGGGCCTTTCGCTCCTCAACCCCCCTGCCTTCCTCCTGGCGTCGGTCGCGACCTTCCTCTCCCTGTCATTCTTCGGCCTCCTCATGACGACCGTGCTCCTCCTCTCCAGGAAGGGGGGGTTCATCACCAACTCCATGGAGATCCCCGTCTACATCGCCACGGGGACCATGTTCCCCGTGATATTGCTCCCTATTGTTTACCTGCCGTTCTCCTTCCTGCTGGCCCCCACCTGGGGGATCGACGCCATCAGGCTTGCCGCCCTCCCCGGCTACGTCGGGCTGCCGACCACCTACTGGGAGGACATCGCGATCATGACCGTGGAGACGGTCGCCTACATGGCCCTGGCCTTCTTCCTCTTCAAGAGGGTGGAGGCCTACGCCAAGAGGATCGGGACCCTTGAAGAGTACTGAGAGAGGCGCGGCAGGGACCCTCAGCGCGGGGTCGAGGCTCCAGATGGCGTACAGGGTGTTCAGGGGCGCGTTCTTCTTCGGCAGGAAGGGGCTGATCATCTGGGACAGCTGGGAGATGTGGGTCATGCAGATATTCATCACCCCGATCGCCCAGATGGGGTTCTTCGCGTTCCTCTCGATCTATCTGAAGTACCCGCTGTCGGAGACGCAATTCATCGTCATAGGGAACGCGCTTCAGGCGATGTCTTTCTCTGCGGTCTTCGCCGTGGCTAACATCACGTCGCAGGACAAGTGGCAGGGGACCCTTCCAAGCACCATGGTGACCCCCGCTAACAGGGTCGCCCTGTTCATAGGGAGGGCGTGGTTCCAAGTGCTCCTCTCCGCGCTCATCGCGGCCGCGGGGCTCCTCTACGCGGCGACCATATTCGGGGTCAGCTTCGCCAACGCCGACTACCTTGGGATCGCGGCCGTCGTGATGCTCACCGCCATCGCCATGACCACCTTCGGGCTCCTCATCAGCGCCGTTGGTCTCTACATGAGGACGGCGCTGATCGTGGCCAACATCTTCCTGTTCATCACCCTCCTGCTCAGCGGGGTCAACTTCCCCGTGTCGGTCCTTCCCGGCTGGCTCCAGCCCGTGGCCTGGGCCATCCCTCTGACCTATGGGACCGAGGCCGTGAGGGAGGCAATCGCAGGGACGTCCCTGCAGGGGCTGCTCCCGTTGCTCGGCTGGGAGGCGCTGGACGCCATTCTCGTGATGGTCGCCGGGTACGCGGTCTTCTCGGGGTTCGAGTCGCTCGCCCGCAGGACCGGAAGGTTCGAGGAATACTAGGCCCTGCCGATGAAGCTCCACCTCGAGAAGCCGGGGATCAGGGCCCTGGGGGTGGCAGAAAGCTTCAGGCAGGGAGAGAAGAGGTCCGTCCTAGCCGGGGTGGTGATGAGGAGCGACTTCGTGATCGACGGGGTCTCCCTCGGACGGACCGAGGTCGGCGGCGACGACGCCACGAAGTCCATCGCCTCCCTCTTCAGGAAGCTCGCCAGGAACGACGTCAACGTGATCCTGGTGTCGGGTGCCGTCCTGAGCCTCTACAACATCGTAGATGTCGACCTCCTCTCGGCCAAGACGCGTCTCCCGGTCGTCTGCCTCACTTACAGGGAGACCTCTGGGATAGAAGGGTC
Proteins encoded in this region:
- a CDS encoding ABC transporter permease, with translation MKSTERGAAGTLSAGSRLQMAYRVFRGAFFFGRKGLIIWDSWEMWVMQIFITPIAQMGFFAFLSIYLKYPLSETQFIVIGNALQAMSFSAVFAVANITSQDKWQGTLPSTMVTPANRVALFIGRAWFQVLLSALIAAAGLLYAATIFGVSFANADYLGIAAVVMLTAIAMTTFGLLISAVGLYMRTALIVANIFLFITLLLSGVNFPVSVLPGWLQPVAWAIPLTYGTEAVREAIAGTSLQGLLPLLGWEALDAILVMVAGYAVFSGFESLARRTGRFEEY
- a CDS encoding ABC transporter permease; protein product: MATMDEVTPGKMTEGYLAKRVQVLKASAFLTSKLFFADPQWLIPNIIAPFIFTLVAFFLFEGQTSGPNFLLYLVLGSGLMGMWGTTIYASANSIGFDRWNGTMESTLAAPVPLSWIALGRVLFNTLQGVLTAVFILVIGLAWFRTGLSLLNPPAFLLASVATFLSLSFFGLLMTTVLLLSRKGGFITNSMEIPVYIATGTMFPVILLPIVYLPFSFLLAPTWGIDAIRLAALPGYVGLPTTYWEDIAIMTVETVAYMALAFFLFKRVEAYAKRIGTLEEY
- a CDS encoding DUF99 family protein; this translates as MKLHLEKPGIRALGVAESFRQGEKRSVLAGVVMRSDFVIDGVSLGRTEVGGDDATKSIASLFRKLARNDVNVILVSGAVLSLYNIVDVDLLSAKTRLPVVCLTYRETSGIEGSIRRHFPHGAEEKLAAYRKLGRRTGVVLRTGHRVYVRAAGVGAAEAKGVLDSFTLQGSVPEPVRVAKLLARGALAWRP
- a CDS encoding ABC transporter ATP-binding protein is translated as MEEKPTGSGPAKWAVSVEGLTREYVTRNFFGGVSKTTWALSGVDFQVAPGELFGLIGPNGAGKTTTIKILTTLLTPTGGEAKVLGFDVKKDLYEIRRRIGIVFGGERGLYNRVSAIDNLRYFSDLYGVDPSVARRRIPELLGVVGLADRAGERVEKYSRGMKQRLHIAKALVHDPELIFLDEPTIGLDPAGARDIRNMVMELKRQGKTILLTTHYMFEAEELCQRIAVISKGKIVALDTPSELKNLVRDVSVIELRTYGATSEYVEALKMLPDVGRVTADLDSEVQDIRIQTPLGADLLSKVVAALPPGAKMIDRTIKEPTLEDAYLRLVEE
- a CDS encoding DUF296 domain-containing protein, with the protein product MAKIYSVRAGSRIPEDIASVAAREGIKTALVSGIGGVKEVKLAYFNQETRKYEEHDFREELEVTSLLGDITVKDGAPFLHLHGTFGRRDMSVLGGHVVSATVSPLLEFVITPTSNRAVRRFDESVGLSVIC